The genomic region AGGTTCTACTGAAAACCATTTCAAGGAGTGTTGTATCGTCTTATAAAGCGAACACATGTCAGAATGAATCCTCAAGGACATTTTAACGTCCtggttgacccctgaccttctCCTTCAGATAGAGGGGGGCTCTTATTTGGGCATGCAGTGATTGTCAAACTGTCCCGAGACTACAACAGCAGCACTTTTAAATGACCCCCGTGACCCCTGTGACCCCCGTGACCCCCGTGACCCCCGTGACGGCCGCCATATTTAGTCTCTCAGCTGCCGGCCATTGCTATCTTCAGTGAAGGGTTACCGTCCCCCTGCCGTCCCCCCCTCCGCCGCGCCTCCCTTCTTAGTTTGGCTCACAGTGCCGCCTGCTGGTCGGAGAGGGGAGGTGAAGCCGTCGCTTCTATGAAACGATACAAAGAGACGTCTTTTGTCCACGTCTCAAgcgcctcttctcctccccctgcGCTTCAGATTCGGACGTATCGGCCGTCTGGTGACCCGAGCCGCCGGCGCAGGGGGCAAAGTGGAGGTGGTGGCCATCAACGACCCCTTCATCGACCTGGAATACATGGTGagaggacttcctgtttgtcaccTCGTTTCttctgagagaagaagaagaaaaaaaagatttccaaAATTCATCCAGAGCTTCTGCTTCCCATCTTCCCCCCGTCGTCTTTGCAGGTCTACATGTTCAAGTACGACTCCACCCACGGCGTGTGGAAGCACGGAGAGGTGAAGGCCGAGGACGGCAAAGCTGGTCATCGGCGGCATGCACATCACGGTCTTCCACGAGTACGCCcactaatatataattattacagtcacatctttttttacatcAGTTTAAAACCTCTCTGATGCCCCCGACAGGAAGGACCCCGCCAACATCAAGTGGAGCGACGCCGGCGCCGACTACGTCGTGGAGTCCACCGGTGTGTTCACCACCATCGAGAAAGCCTCCGTGAGTTCCTAGTAAACAGTttcagctttaaagatttaaagccGTCTTCATTTTAAAAATCGAGCTGAGTTTTCCCCCCGAAACCACCTCATTGGCCCCTCTCGCGTGTCCGTCAACCAGGCTCACCTGAAGGGCGGAGCCAAGAGGGTGGTGATCTCCGCCCCCAGCGCCGACGCCCCCATGTTCGTCATGGGCGTCAACCACGAGAAGTACGACAACTCCATGAAGGTCGTGAGGTGAGTCGGGCGTCGGGAGAACATCTGGAATGCCTTTCTGTGCTGGTTGTGACTGGTCTCCGTCTCCGTAGCAACGCCTCCTGCACCACCAACTGCCTGGCGCCCATCGCCAAGGTCATCAACGACAACTTCGGCATCGTGGAGGGCCTCATGGTGAAGAGCTCCTTTACTTTGTAGTCAAATGGTCACAGATTTGTTTACTATGAGAtagattatatttatttattatatatttatcatttttatcTTCACAAAAAGCCCTAAaacccaagaaaaaaaaaacttattttctgcatttattaaaagcaaatgttttatttatttgaaactttattttatttaattatatttattcatacgTAGTGTTGAAGAAGAACCAAACGGATCAGACCAGCTTTCTGCAAATAAAATACCgcatttatttcttattatattgtattatttaacacaaaaactaagaaacaaACCACATGCACAGggcaaataaaatacaataaaatgtattttatttcaaagaaaactacaataaaactagatagagacacacaataaaaagagtagaaaggaaacacacacaatatttaaCCCTCAAGGATCTCCTTTCGACCCACAAAGGATGTATCtaatgtaccccccccccccccccccccccccccccccccccccccccccccccccccccccccccccagagcacCGTCCACGCCATCACCGCCACCCAGAAGACCGTGGACGGACCCTCCGGCAAGCTGTGGAGGGACGGACGCGGCGCCTCCAGAACATCATCCCCGCCTCCACCGGCGCCGCCAAGGCCGTGGGCAAGGTCGTCCCCGAGCTCAACGGGTACGTGGTGTGAACGTTAGGCccccgcctcccctccccccaaaaaagtacaGCGAAGCATCCATTCATGAATACAACGAAGAAGCTGAATGacttatttaaaagaaacaagctCTGGAACACAAGGTTTAAAGGGACGCTTCtgactctcttcttcttcttcttctccttctccttctccttctccttcctcttcctctcctcttcctcttcctcttcctcttcctctccttctccttctccttccccttcctcttcctctgcctcttcctcttcctctccttctccttctccttcctctcctcttcctctcctcttcctcttcctctccttctccttctccttcctcttcctcttcctctccttctccttcctctcctcttcctcttcctctccttctccttcctctgcctcttcctcttcctccttcctctcctcttcctcttccacttcctctccttcctcttcctcttcctctccttcctcttcctctccttctcctttctctcctcttcctcttcctctcctccttccccttccccttccccttccccttccccttcctctccttctccttcctctcctcttcctcttcctcttcctctccttctccttctcctttctctcctcttcctcttcctctcctccttccccttccccttcctcttcctctccctctccttctccttctccttcctctgcctcttcctctccttctccttctccttctccttcctcttcctcttcctcttcctcttcctcttcctcctccagcaaaCTGACCGGCATGGCTTTCCGCGTGCCGACCCCCAACGTGTCCGTGGTTGACCTGACGGTCCGCCTGGAGAAGCCCGTGAGTATCTCTTCACCTTAATGACACGTAACCCTGAAGCTTCATCggtttgacccctgacctttcaGTTTCATCGCCCCGTGACACGTAAATCCTCGTTTGACTTCAAACATGTCGTCCTTCAGGCCAAGTACGACGACATCAAGAAGGTGATCAAGGCCGCCGCCGACGGACCCATGAAGGGAATCCTGGGCTACACGGAGGACCAGGTGTGTAATATTACACCTGTGTGAAGGCACCAGAGAGGGCGTAGGGCCGCGTGtgagccactagagggcagcacACGCGCCTGCAGGTGTTCCAACTGCAGCCGGTTTCCTGAcccgttcctctctctctctttccgctCAGGTCGTGTCCACAGACTTCAACGGCGACACTCGCTCCTCCATCTTCGACGCCGGCGCCGGCATCGCCCTCAACGAGCACTTCGTGAAGCTGGTTTCATGGTGAGCGGGTCAGAGAGCACGAAGGGCCCAAAGGAAGTCCTCATTGGACTTCTGTGTCCTTTAGGAAACAAAGATAACTATGTTCATgatacacaacacaacaaatgaGGGTTCGCGTCCATTGCTGTGACACTAGGTcacttttttaaacattaatttgacaaatatgtaataaaatattCTTCATATGATGAGCAACGGAGGATGGAAGTGAATTTCCAATTATCCAATTAAGTTAATTATAATAAACtcaacatttattaaagacGCGTCACTGCTTCTTCGTTAAAGTTCATTTCCTGAAACACTTAAAAGCATTTATTTCCATTCCTTAAAACACGCACATTCCtgcactgaaaaaaacattttaaagccttttttaaaataaatatatatacatatttctcTTGCGTCCCCCCCCCGTTCATAAATATCTCGTATATTCTCCCGCAGGTACGACAACGAGTTCGCCTACAGCCACCGCGTGTGCGACCTCGTCCTGCACATGTGCTCCAAGGAGTGAAGCGCCGCTTCCTTCCCTCGACCCCCGCTCGCCCTTCACCTGGAACTGGACGCCGCCCGCCGTCCATCAGCCTCCACGGCGAACCGCTACGTCCAACCGATCACAAATAGTGATTAGaatacctttttcttttttatatatatatcactgaaCCTTATTGAACTGAACTGTCTGGTTGCGCTACACATGATAATAAAGTCCTCTAGTTTGTGGAAAGGCGATGATGTCGTTTGTACTGGAAATAATCTATTTAATAGGTTTTTTATAttaaactttttctttcttttgtctgtatTTTAGTCAAATATTCAAACACATTCACCCCGGAGCTGTTAAATTAGGTTTTGTGCAGAATATAAAGTTAATttgtaataattacattattgttCTCTCTTGATAACGTTGCATCCATCATTCGTCTCTCTCCACTTAATTCACTTCACTCTTTCTCCCCATCAGACATGCGGAAACATGATGGACTGATATTCAAAGTTAGAATAGAATACGAATAGATGAATAAAATAGAAAGCAGATTTAAAGGAAGAAATATAAGGGAAGCTGTCATTATATTTACCTATGAACAGTCTATATAAGGTACACGCTTAAACTGAGGCAACTGCATTTCAAAGTGTAGCCTATATTAGTGaggaaatatttttatttttttactacaCAGATTGTGTCATGTACCAAGTTCCAAAAATgtcctaaaaaaatatattttatttaaattatttatttatttaatttgtcgAGTGTCTGTAGTGAATTTAAATCAAATATagacatgacccccccccccccccccaaaaaaaaatcacttttgCTTTAACAATGTTTTTAGTAGTAATATAACTCTTATGTTCCATGCATCAGCTGGTGTTTTGCAAGAGAGAGtattataaaacaaatattataaaataacatGCATTCAAATGGAAATTAAGCAGCTTTTATTGCATAGTTTGGAGTTGTTGAAGCGTGATGTCTTATTGTGAAAGGACTGAACTGTCCCGGATGTGTGCACAGCATTGATGGTAACTTTGGTGACCCTGGAACAAGTTAATATCGTTAATAAGTTATGGTCCAGGACAATATGGACAATAGGAAGGCAAAGCTC from Cyclopterus lumpus isolate fCycLum1 chromosome 11, fCycLum1.pri, whole genome shotgun sequence harbors:
- the LOC117738814 gene encoding LOW QUALITY PROTEIN: glyceraldehyde-3-phosphate dehydrogenase-like (The sequence of the model RefSeq protein was modified relative to this genomic sequence to represent the inferred CDS: inserted 1 base in 1 codon; deleted 1 base in 1 codon) yields the protein MVKIGINGFGRIGRLVTRAAGAGGKVEVVAINDPFIDLEYMVYMFKYDSTHGVWKHGEVKAEDGKLVIGGMHITVFHEKDPANIKWSDAGADYVVESTGVFTTIEKASAHLKGGAKRVVISAPSADAPMFVMGVNHEKYDNSMKVVSNASCTTNCLAPIAKVINDNFGIVEGLMSTVHAITATQKTVDGPSGKLWRDGRGAXQNIIPASTGAAKAVGKVVPELNGKLTGMAFRVPTPNVSVVDLTVRLEKPAKYDDIKKVIKAAADGPMKGILGYTEDQVVSTDFNGDTRSSIFDAGAGIALNEHFVKLVSWYDNEFAYSHRVCDLVLHMCSKE